The following proteins come from a genomic window of Chloroflexota bacterium:
- a CDS encoding carbon starvation protein A: protein MSAIVLIVIAIVVFIIAYLTYGSFIIKKLGGVDPKAKTPAYTMRDDVDYVPTRGPVLMGHHFASIAGAAPIVGPIVAAAFGWIPVFLWIVLGGIFIGAVHDTASLYASIRHKAKSIAEILKENVGVSAKKLFAAFAWLTLILVLAVFAFVIAKTFAAIPSVATASLLFIVLAIIFGYTVLRRGAPLLLSSIVGVVLLALCVWLGVLFPISLSLTWWIPILLAYAFIAASLPVWIILQPRDYLNSFLLYGFLIAAVIAIFATNPAIKLPAFTSFETDLGFLFPILFVTVACGAISGFHSLVSSGTTSKQLSSEVHIKRIGYGGMLLECLLAVIALITVAYLLLGDYTALLKEVGWGGVFSQGVGNFLTSIGIPLAVGVGFGGLVLAAFALTTLDTATRLCRFMLVELTEKEEGKPSAIVTFITNRWVAGAIGVGLAVWLALSGGWSTLWPLFGSANQLMASLALLAVAAWLTRIGKDNKFVLYPMVFMMAVTLTALVFMFLKTIAAANIVQSIVVVVLFILAVVLVYLAITRLRAVGKQKTAAS from the coding sequence ATGAGCGCAATAGTGTTAATAGTTATTGCTATAGTTGTCTTCATTATCGCTTACCTGACTTATGGCTCGTTTATAATCAAAAAACTGGGGGGGGTTGATCCCAAAGCTAAAACCCCAGCTTATACTATGCGCGATGATGTGGACTATGTCCCAACGCGGGGGCCGGTTCTGATGGGTCACCACTTTGCTTCCATCGCCGGCGCCGCTCCGATTGTAGGTCCAATAGTGGCGGCTGCGTTCGGTTGGATACCGGTATTTCTGTGGATCGTCCTGGGTGGTATCTTCATTGGTGCCGTGCACGACACCGCATCCTTATATGCTTCTATCCGTCACAAGGCTAAGAGCATCGCTGAAATCCTCAAGGAGAATGTTGGCGTCAGTGCTAAAAAGCTTTTTGCCGCCTTCGCCTGGCTCACCCTGATTCTCGTTCTGGCCGTCTTTGCTTTTGTCATTGCCAAGACCTTCGCCGCCATTCCGTCGGTAGCCACCGCTTCCCTACTATTTATTGTGCTCGCCATTATCTTTGGTTACACTGTCCTCCGGCGGGGTGCACCCCTGCTGCTGAGCAGCATAGTCGGCGTGGTTCTTCTGGCTCTGTGTGTGTGGCTGGGTGTCCTGTTTCCCATTAGTCTGTCACTTACTTGGTGGATACCTATTTTGCTGGCATATGCCTTTATTGCCGCCAGCCTGCCGGTGTGGATCATTTTGCAGCCCCGTGACTACCTGAACTCGTTCCTGCTGTACGGTTTCCTGATTGCCGCCGTTATCGCTATTTTTGCTACCAATCCGGCTATCAAGCTGCCCGCTTTTACTTCCTTTGAGACCGACCTTGGCTTTCTCTTCCCCATACTTTTCGTTACCGTTGCCTGTGGTGCCATTTCCGGCTTCCACTCCCTGGTCTCTTCGGGGACCACCTCCAAGCAGTTGAGTAGCGAAGTCCATATCAAGCGAATCGGTTACGGCGGTATGCTGCTGGAGTGCCTGCTGGCGGTAATTGCCCTCATCACCGTGGCTTACCTGCTTCTGGGTGACTACACTGCCCTCCTGAAAGAAGTCGGCTGGGGAGGTGTCTTCTCGCAGGGTGTTGGTAATTTCCTCACCAGCATAGGGATTCCACTGGCGGTTGGCGTAGGCTTCGGTGGCCTGGTTCTGGCCGCTTTTGCCCTGACCACTCTTGACACCGCCACCCGGTTGTGCCGGTTTATGCTTGTGGAGTTAACCGAAAAGGAAGAGGGGAAACCCTCAGCCATTGTTACCTTTATCACCAATCGCTGGGTGGCCGGCGCCATTGGCGTGGGTTTGGCTGTTTGGCTGGCGTTGAGTGGTGGATGGTCGACACTCTGGCCCCTGTTCGGTTCGGCTAACCAGCTTATGGCCTCTTTGGCGCTGTTGGCTGTTGCCGCCTGGCTGACCAGGATTGGCAAGGACAACAAGTTTGTTCTTTATCCAATGGTTTTCATGATGGCAGTTACCCTGACGGCGCTGGTGTTTATGTTCCTTAAAACGATAGCCGCCGCCAACATTGTGCAGTCAATCGTTGTTGTGGTCCTCTTTATCTTGGCTGTCGTTTTAGTCTACCTGGCCATAACTAGACTGAGAGCAGTGGGCAAACAAAAGACAGCTGCCTCTTGA
- a CDS encoding glucose 1-dehydrogenase produces MEYFNLSGKVAIVTGGNRGIGFSIAKGMAGAGADVIIANRKAAEGQNAADAIKKEGLKAAAVPVDVTSIPSIYDMVSKVIKDFGKIDILVNSAAVITRKPAEEYPEEEWDRLMNTNLKGVFYCCQAVGREMIKNKKGKIINVSSNISARVQIIRAAYAVSKAGLNHLTRSLAYEWGKYNINVNALAPTVTITDINRKYFTEEHPEELQKYIEQTPMGRIAEPDDYIGTAIYLASDASNFVTGQVIFVDGGITL; encoded by the coding sequence TTGGAATACTTTAATCTTTCTGGAAAGGTTGCCATAGTAACTGGTGGCAACCGAGGAATTGGCTTTAGTATCGCAAAGGGCATGGCGGGTGCTGGAGCGGACGTCATTATCGCTAACCGGAAAGCTGCCGAAGGCCAGAACGCTGCTGACGCCATTAAAAAAGAGGGCTTAAAGGCAGCCGCCGTTCCCGTTGATGTGACTAGCATCCCCTCGATTTATGACATGGTCTCAAAAGTAATCAAGGATTTTGGGAAAATAGATATTTTGGTCAATAGCGCCGCTGTTATCACCAGAAAACCGGCAGAAGAATATCCAGAAGAAGAATGGGACCGTTTAATGAATACCAATTTGAAGGGAGTTTTCTACTGCTGTCAGGCCGTAGGAAGAGAAATGATTAAAAACAAAAAGGGGAAAATCATCAACGTCTCTTCCAATATCTCGGCCAGAGTACAAATAATTCGGGCAGCTTACGCAGTCTCCAAAGCCGGGTTGAATCATCTAACTCGTTCCCTTGCTTATGAGTGGGGAAAGTACAATATTAATGTTAATGCCCTAGCGCCAACTGTGACCATTACTGATATAAATCGAAAGTATTTCACAGAAGAACACCCTGAGGAATTACAAAAGTATATTGAGCAGACACCCATGGGCAGAATTGCTGAACCCGATGATTACATAGGCACTGCCATATATC